The Nocardioides panzhihuensis genome has a segment encoding these proteins:
- the lexA gene encoding transcriptional repressor LexA — protein sequence MTTQKTGTGSGGSKKSRVRELPDGPPDATGLTPRQQRILAHLRDSIEQRGYPPSMREIGAAVGLTSTSSVAHQLRALEQRGLIRKDPKRPRALEVFLPEVMAHRKAMSGEEPETTVAAEAAVNPNPDATMVPLVGRIAAGGPILAEETSSQQSVEDVFPLPKQLVGNGDLFLLSVSGDSMVDAAICDGDFVVVRQQPTAENGEIVAALIDGEATVKTLSRKDGKVWLLPHNAAYEPIDGTHATILGKVTAVLRSL from the coding sequence ATGACCACGCAGAAGACAGGCACCGGATCAGGCGGTTCGAAGAAGAGCCGCGTCCGCGAGCTGCCCGATGGGCCGCCGGACGCGACCGGGCTCACGCCGCGTCAGCAGCGCATCCTCGCGCACCTGCGCGACAGCATCGAGCAGCGCGGCTATCCGCCCAGCATGCGCGAGATCGGCGCCGCGGTCGGGCTGACCAGCACCAGCAGCGTGGCCCACCAGCTCCGCGCGTTGGAGCAGCGTGGTCTGATCCGCAAGGACCCGAAGCGACCCCGCGCCCTCGAGGTCTTCCTCCCCGAGGTGATGGCTCACCGCAAGGCGATGTCCGGCGAGGAGCCCGAGACGACGGTCGCCGCCGAGGCCGCAGTCAACCCCAACCCCGACGCCACCATGGTCCCCTTGGTCGGTCGGATCGCGGCCGGTGGCCCGATCCTGGCCGAGGAGACGTCGAGCCAGCAGAGCGTCGAGGACGTCTTCCCGCTGCCCAAGCAGCTGGTCGGCAACGGCGATCTCTTCCTGCTCTCGGTCTCCGGTGACTCGATGGTCGACGCCGCCATCTGCGACGGCGACTTCGTGGTCGTGCGCCAGCAGCCGACCGCGGAGAACGGCGAGATCGTGGCCGCGCTGATCGATGGCGAGGCGACCGTCAAGACGCTCTCCCGCAAGGACGGCAAGGTCTGGCTGCTGCCGCACAACGCTGCGTACGAGCCGATCGACGGCACCCACGCGACGATCCTCGGCAAGGTGACGGCTGTTCTGCGTAGCCTCTGA
- a CDS encoding LysM peptidoglycan-binding domain-containing protein, whose product MSATVYVLPVAEPPRPVREERRSTVRLTRRGRVVVFAFALVVLFGIALIGAKVAFAAENGAEKSARFLGPDSAAHTMVVGDGDTLWDISAKAIVGTDASIREMEQTIKELNGLESSMLLSGQTLIVPTAP is encoded by the coding sequence ATGAGTGCAACCGTCTATGTGCTGCCCGTAGCCGAACCGCCCCGCCCTGTGCGTGAGGAGCGCCGCTCGACGGTGCGACTCACCCGGCGAGGACGGGTCGTCGTGTTCGCGTTCGCGTTGGTCGTGCTCTTCGGGATCGCGCTGATCGGGGCGAAGGTGGCGTTCGCGGCGGAGAACGGTGCGGAAAAAAGTGCCAGATTTCTTGGCCCTGACTCCGCCGCCCACACGATGGTCGTCGGTGATGGCGACACGCTCTGGGACATCTCCGCGAAGGCCATCGTCGGCACTGACGCCTCGATTCGGGAGATGGAGCAGACGATCAAGGAGCTCAACGGCCTCGAGTCCTCGATGCTCCTGTCCGGGCAGACCCTGATCGTGCCGACCGCGCCGTAA
- a CDS encoding vitamin B12-dependent ribonucleotide reductase — translation MIDTAAEAQASTKAGAGLKIERIFSTEGVHPYDEITWERRDVVQKNWKTGATVFEQTGVEFPDFWSINASTIVTTKYFRGALGTEKREQSLKQLIDRVVNTYVASGKENDYFATDADADLFGRELTWLLVNQHFAFNSPVWFNVGTESPQQVSACFILSVDDSMDSILNWYKEEGLIFKGGSGAGLNLSRIRSSKELLKSSGGTASGPVSFMRGADASAGTIKSGGATRRAAKMVVLDVDHPDIEEFVETKAREEDKIRALRDAGFDMDLGGKDISSVQYQNANNSVRVSDEFMRAVEEGKKFGLRARTTGEVIEEIDARELFRKISIAAWECADPGLQYDDTINDWHTNPETGRITGSNPCSEYMSLDNSSCNLASLNLLKFLKDDDTFDAVRFEQACEVVFTAMDISICFADFPTEAIGQTTRDYRQLGIGYANLGALLMAMGLGYDSEGGRTMAAAITSLMTGAGYKRSAELAGVVGPYAGYARNAEAHLRVMRKHQAANDAVRSINPVDRNIIDAATKVWADVIEIGRVNGFRNAQASLLAPTGTIGFMMDCDTTGIEPDFSLVKFKKLVGGGSMQIVNQVIPRALKKMGYQPEQIEAIVDYIAEHGHVIDAPGLRQEHYEVFDTAMGKRALKPMGHVRMMAATQPFLSGAISKTVNLPETATVEEIEQVYMESWKLGLKATAIYRDNCKVGQPLADGKSEGAKKDQGLSTAAEAAEAVAAEVEPEVIEKIIEKIVYAPTRKRLPKSRVSRTTSFTVGGAEGYMTSGAHADGELGEVFLKLGKQGSTLAGVMDAFSIAVSVGLQYGVPLETYVSKFTNLKFEPAGLTDDPDVRMAQSLMDYVFRRLALDYMSFEDRSALGIYSADERQRYLETGSYEPLGNGGTTAAELVQKPARERKAAPEAKSEVVDADIKEEAPVEEAPKGEVKTAHTTAELLESISGMAIDSPLCFTCGTKMRPAGSCYVCEGCGSTSGCS, via the coding sequence ATGATAGACACGGCAGCAGAGGCACAGGCGTCGACGAAGGCGGGCGCAGGGCTGAAGATCGAGCGGATCTTCAGCACCGAGGGCGTCCACCCGTACGACGAGATCACCTGGGAGCGACGCGACGTCGTCCAGAAGAACTGGAAGACCGGCGCGACCGTCTTCGAGCAGACCGGCGTGGAGTTCCCCGACTTCTGGTCGATCAATGCCTCGACGATCGTGACGACCAAGTACTTCCGCGGAGCGCTCGGCACCGAGAAGCGCGAGCAGAGCCTGAAGCAGCTGATCGACCGGGTCGTGAACACCTACGTCGCCTCCGGCAAGGAGAACGACTACTTCGCCACGGACGCCGACGCCGACCTCTTCGGTCGCGAGCTCACCTGGCTGCTGGTCAACCAGCACTTCGCGTTCAACTCGCCGGTCTGGTTCAACGTCGGCACCGAGTCCCCCCAGCAGGTCTCTGCCTGCTTCATCCTCTCGGTCGACGACTCCATGGACTCGATCCTGAACTGGTACAAGGAAGAGGGCCTGATCTTCAAGGGCGGCTCCGGTGCCGGTCTCAACCTCTCCCGCATCCGCTCCTCCAAGGAGCTGCTGAAGTCCTCCGGCGGCACCGCCTCCGGCCCGGTCTCCTTCATGCGTGGCGCCGACGCGTCCGCGGGCACCATCAAGTCCGGCGGCGCCACCCGCCGTGCGGCGAAGATGGTCGTGCTCGACGTCGACCACCCCGACATCGAGGAGTTCGTCGAGACCAAGGCGCGCGAGGAGGACAAGATCCGCGCGCTGCGCGACGCCGGCTTCGACATGGACCTGGGCGGCAAGGACATCTCGTCCGTGCAGTACCAGAACGCCAACAACTCCGTGCGCGTCTCCGACGAGTTCATGCGCGCCGTCGAGGAGGGCAAGAAGTTCGGCCTCCGTGCCCGCACCACCGGTGAGGTCATCGAGGAGATCGACGCCCGCGAGCTGTTCCGCAAGATCTCGATCGCCGCGTGGGAGTGTGCCGACCCGGGTCTGCAGTACGACGACACCATCAACGACTGGCACACCAACCCGGAGACGGGCCGGATCACCGGCTCCAACCCGTGCTCGGAGTACATGTCGCTGGACAACTCCTCCTGCAACCTGGCGTCGCTGAACCTGCTGAAGTTCCTCAAGGACGACGACACCTTCGACGCCGTGCGTTTCGAGCAGGCCTGCGAGGTCGTCTTCACCGCGATGGACATCTCCATCTGCTTCGCCGACTTCCCGACCGAGGCGATCGGCCAGACCACCCGCGACTACCGCCAGCTCGGCATCGGGTACGCCAACCTCGGCGCGCTGCTGATGGCGATGGGTCTCGGCTACGACTCCGAGGGTGGCCGCACCATGGCTGCCGCCATCACCTCGCTGATGACCGGCGCCGGCTACAAGCGCTCGGCCGAGCTGGCCGGTGTCGTCGGTCCGTACGCCGGCTACGCCCGCAACGCGGAGGCTCACCTGCGGGTCATGCGCAAGCACCAGGCCGCCAACGACGCGGTCCGCTCGATCAACCCGGTCGACCGCAACATCATCGACGCGGCGACCAAGGTGTGGGCCGACGTCATCGAGATCGGCCGGGTCAACGGCTTCCGCAACGCCCAGGCCTCGCTGCTCGCGCCGACCGGCACCATCGGCTTCATGATGGACTGCGACACCACCGGCATCGAGCCCGACTTCTCGCTGGTCAAGTTCAAGAAGCTCGTCGGTGGCGGCTCGATGCAGATCGTCAACCAGGTGATCCCGCGGGCGCTGAAGAAGATGGGCTACCAGCCCGAGCAGATCGAGGCGATCGTCGACTACATCGCCGAGCACGGCCACGTCATCGACGCGCCGGGCCTACGCCAGGAGCACTACGAGGTCTTCGACACCGCGATGGGCAAGCGCGCGCTGAAGCCGATGGGCCACGTACGCATGATGGCCGCGACGCAGCCGTTCCTCTCCGGGGCGATCTCCAAGACCGTCAACCTGCCCGAGACCGCTACGGTCGAGGAGATCGAGCAGGTCTACATGGAGTCGTGGAAGCTGGGCCTGAAGGCCACCGCGATCTACCGCGACAACTGCAAGGTCGGCCAGCCGCTGGCCGACGGCAAGTCGGAGGGCGCCAAGAAGGACCAGGGTCTCTCCACCGCTGCGGAGGCCGCGGAGGCAGTGGCCGCCGAGGTCGAGCCCGAGGTCATCGAGAAGATCATCGAGAAGATCGTCTACGCGCCGACCCGCAAGCGTCTGCCGAAGTCGCGCGTCTCGCGCACCACCTCCTTCACGGTCGGTGGCGCCGAGGGCTACATGACCTCCGGTGCCCACGCCGACGGCGAGCTCGGTGAGGTCTTCCTCAAGCTCGGCAAGCAGGGCTCGACCCTGGCCGGTGTCATGGACGCCTTCTCCATCGCGGTGTCCGTCGGCCTCCAGTACGGTGTGCCGCTGGAGACCTACGTCTCCAAGTTCACCAACCTGAAGTTCGAGCCCGCCGGTCTGACCGACGACCCGGACGTACGCATGGCGCAGTCCCTCATGGACTATGTCTTCCGCCGGCTGGCGCTGGACTACATGTCCTTCGAGGACCGCTCGGCTCTCGGCATCTACTCCGCCGACGAGCGTCAGCGCTACCTCGAGACCGGCTCCTACGAGCCGCTCGGCAACGGCGGCACCACCGCCGCCGAGCTCGTCCAGAAGCCTGCTCGGGAGCGCAAGGCTGCCCCGGAGGCGAAGTCCGAGGTCGTCGACGCCGACATCAAGGAGGAGGCCCCCGTCGAGGAGGCCCCGAAGGGTGAGGTCAAGACCGCACACACCACCGCCGAGCTGCTCGAGTCGATCAGCGGCATGGCCATCGACAGCCCGCTCTGCTTCACCTGCGGCACCAAGATGCGCCCCGCCGGCTCCTGCTACGTCTGCGAGGGCTGCGGCTCGACCTCCGGTTGCAGCTGA
- the nrdR gene encoding transcriptional regulator NrdR: MHCPFCRHSDTKVLDSRVAEEGGQIRRRRVCQECGKRFTTVEQMQLMVAKRSGAAEPFSRDKAVHGVRKACKGRPVTEDQLACLGQEVEQALRSQGLAEVPSHEVGLAILAPLRELDEVAYLRFASVYRAFGSADDFEREIQMLRTEREVQDFEAEHPVEAPVGTD; the protein is encoded by the coding sequence GTGCACTGTCCGTTCTGCCGACACAGCGACACCAAGGTGCTCGACTCCCGTGTGGCCGAGGAGGGTGGCCAGATCCGGCGCCGCCGGGTCTGCCAGGAGTGCGGGAAGCGGTTCACGACCGTCGAGCAGATGCAGCTGATGGTGGCCAAGCGCTCCGGCGCAGCGGAGCCGTTCAGCCGCGACAAGGCGGTGCACGGCGTACGCAAGGCTTGCAAGGGTCGCCCGGTCACCGAGGATCAGCTCGCCTGCCTCGGTCAAGAGGTCGAGCAGGCGCTGCGGAGCCAGGGGTTGGCCGAGGTTCCCAGCCACGAGGTGGGGTTGGCGATCCTCGCGCCGCTGCGCGAGCTCGACGAGGTGGCCTATCTGCGCTTCGCCAGCGTCTACCGGGCCTTCGGGTCGGCGGACGACTTCGAGCGCGAGATCCAGATGCTGCGTACGGAACGGGAAGTCCAAGACTTCGAGGCAGAACATCCGGTCGAGGCTCCGGTGGGCACCGACTAG